The genomic region TCACCTGGATTGCCGGATTGTTGATGGGGGTGCCCGCCGCCCGCTTTGTTGAGTGCCTGAGCGTGTCCGCCGAATTCAGGCCGTGAGGCAACGGATTCAAATTTTGCATCGTCGCTTCCAGATTCCTTCACCTCAGCAGGAGTGGGTGCCTCCCGCTCGGGGCTGCGCTCTTTCTCGGAAGGTTCTGGGCCCGGATCGTCATCGCTGGAAAAAAGGAGTCCGCCAGACTTCTTAGCTACGGGTGCTGCTTTTGGTGCGTCGTAGGCAATTTCAGTCTGCTGCGGCGTCGAATCGGCAGTATTTGCTGACCGGCTGGTTTTCTTTTTGGCCGCCTTTTTGACTGCGGTCTTCTTTTTAGCAGCCCGCTTTTTCTTGGCAGGTGTCTTAGCCGCAGGAGGCTCGTTTTCGTTTGCAGCGTGTTCGTTGGGCAGTGCTTCGTCAGATGCCATGCGATTTGTTTGTTATGCTGAGGATACCTGAGTCAGTCAGGCGGATGTTTCCAGCGTAGTAATAAGAGAGTGAACTTGTTGGTGGAGAAATTCGGGTGTGCCGTCGTTGGACAATACAAAATCGGCGCGTTTTTGCTTTTCGTGTGAGGGGAGTTGAAGCCGAATACGTCGGCGTGCCTCTAACTCTTCAATCCCTCGATGCGCTAAGCGTTGGAGCTGGGTGCCCTCGCCGACGATGACAGCAACGGTCAAATCAAAACTCGATTCAAGTTTTTTTTCGAAGAGGAGCGGGATTTCGACGAGCCAAGGTTGTTCTGGGACTTGTTCTAGCGCGGATTGCCATACGTGACGCACGCGTGGATGGAGCAGTTGTTCGAGCCATGTTAGCTGGGTCGGGTCTTTGAAGACGCGTTGGCCGATCCAGGGCCGATTCGCAGTTCCATCTGGTAGGATGGCTGCATCTCCCAATTGTTTTCTCAAGGCTGCCTGCACCTCTGGGTCTTTGTTCAGGAGATCGCGGACGATGGAATCAGCGTCAAGAGTTTGCCATCCGGCAGCCTCAAAGAGATTGCGGACAGTTGACTTTCCTGAGCCGATGCCGCCCGTCAGTCCAAGGCGCCAGCCGCGTCCCACCGGTTTATTATAGGCGGCCATCAGGAGTAAAAAAAAGCTGGGTGATGCGGGTGAGTCCGGCGCGTCGCATGTTTAGGTAAGGGCGCTGTCCCAGGATCTTTTGCTGGGTATCGGTGATCAATTCTTCAGACGCAAGCGTGCCATTTAGGCTCACGATGGGAAGCTGAAAAATAATGAGCCATCGAGCGCCCTTTTGAACACCCTGATGGGCAAATTCCCCAAGGCTATCGTGAGCTGAGCGCTCGCTGCACTTCACCTCGACATGGAGAATATGACTCATGGATTCGTAGCGACGACAACGAAAGTCGCAGGTCTTTGCTGTCCCTTGGCGCCTAGGCGACAGGATGCGGTTCCCGAGGATTTCTGCTGCTTCGATGCTATAGCCCTGTTCGTTCAACCAGAACCCAGATAACAATTCGCTGAGGTCCGATTGCGAGGGCAGGTGTTGGAGTCGCTGCTTAGGATATCCGGCGCGTTTGGCCTGTTGAGACCAAAAGGCCCAGAATGCACCCTCAGCGATCCGCATGAAGCCTCATTCTCCGGTAGTTTCCGACGGTGATCGGTTTACTACAGGTTTAAGCGTGGGGAAAAGGATGGTGTCTCGGATATTTGACGCGCTGGTCAATAGGATGACGAGGCGGTCGATTCCCATGCCCATGCCTCCTGCCGGGGGCATGCCATGCTCCAGTGCCGTTAGAAAGTCTTCATCAAGGTTTTGGATTTCCTCGCCGACCTGTTCCTCAAGTATTTTGCGCTGGATGAGGGGGTCGTTTTGTTCGCTGTAGGCAGGCGCGATCTCTTGACCGTTCATGCAAAATTCAAAGACATCTACGGTGTCGGGATCCTCAGCATTTATCTTAGCTAATGGCACCAGTTCTTTGAGGACATGGGTCACGAAGGTGGGTTGGATGAGGTTGGGCTCGATGCGTTTTTCAAATACGTCGTTCGTTACCTCGTAGTCTTCGAGAGTGGGATTCACTTCAATGCCCATCGCGTCGGTGATCTTGAGTTTCTCAGCCTTTGGTAGCTCGAACCAGTCACTGCGCTGGGTGGCATCAAAAATGAGATCTTTATACTTGGCGACACGCCAATCGCCCCCGAGTTGGATCACTTCATCGCGGCCGAATACAGGGATCTCATCTTTGCCAATGACCTCGCGTGTGATGCGCTGGATCATGCTTTTGACCAGCTCCATCATGCCTTCGAAGTCTGAGTATGCTTGGTAGGCCTCAAGCAAAGTAAATTCGGGGTTATGACGTCGCGACAGCCCTTCGTTGCGGAAAACACGGCCGATCTCAAAAACCCGGTCGCAGCCACCAACCATGAGGCGTTTCAGGTGCAGCTCTAGGGCGATCCTCAGAAAGAAAGGGCAGTCGAGAGCATTGAAGTGCGTCTCGAAGGGACGGGCAGCCGCGCCACCAGCGATATTATGGAGCACCGGCGTTTCTACTTCCTCGAAGTCGCGCTCCCAGAAAAACTCACGGATGGAGCGAAGAATTTGACTGCGCGTGCGGAATCGGTCGCGGGATTCAGTATTGGAAATGAGGTCTAGGTAACGCTGGCGGTAGATTTGATCACTGTCGGTGAGCCCATGGAATTTTTCGGGTAGCGGGCGTAGGGTCTTCGTGACCAAGGCGTAGTCCTCGACGCGCACGGTGATCTCACCTGTCGAGGTTTTGAAAAGCGGTCCTGCGACTCCAATGAAGTCGCCGAGGTCGAGTTTCTTAAAATAGGTGTTGTAGATCCCCTCGGGTAGCGCGTCGCGCGTTACATAAAGTTGGATGATGCCATCGCGATCGAGGATCTTGACAAAGCTTGCCTTACCCATGACTCGGAACGTCACAATGCGGCCTGCCACAGACACGCGAGCCTGCGGTTCGTCTTCAGCCAAAGCTTCATCAAACTGGGCTACAGCGGATTTGGAGGTATGCGTTTGTTCCCAGTTGTTGCGGAATGGGTCTAGGCCCTCACTCCGCAGCTTAGCGAGTTTTTCATTACGAACCGCAAATTGGTCCGAACTGTTGTCCGTTGGCTGCTTTGGCTTGCTCATGGTTGGTAAATCGGGAAGCCGTGCAGCAAACAGCCAGATACGCAGGATGCAAAGAGAAACGCGGTATTCATCGGATTTGGCGTTTTCAAACTCTTATTTCCCTGGGTGTGACAAGCACTGCGCGGGATACTTAGATTTTGTAGGGTGATCGCGAGAGCGATTGCCCTCATACTCCGAGAAGGGACTGTCTACAGCAAATGACTTGCTCATAGCTGTTAAGCTTGTTGAAACAGAGAGTTTGTATGCAAAAAGAGGTCGTCATCACCGGACTAGGATTTGTCACAAGCATCGGAAACAGTATCGACGCAGTGGAGTCGAGCCTGCGCGAGCAGAAATCTGGGATCGAGCGTTATGCGCCTTTCGTGGATAATAATGAGCCTGTATCCGTTATGGGTACGATCAAAGGCTTTGATCTGAGTTCTCCCGAGCAGGAGGACTGGACCTATCCAGAACGTTTTTGGCTGAGTCGTTCAATGTTGCGCGGAATGTCGCCTCACAGCCTATACAGTATTAGTGCGGTTGAGGATGCGCTCATTGATGCGGGTTTAGACAAAAAAGAGACGTCTAATCCACGCACAGGCCTGTATGGGGCATCTGGGGGGTCGACAAGCATGATGCACTATAATTTAACCCGGCTCAAAAAACTTGGAGTGGATCGGGTAAACCCTAAAGGGATTGTGTCCTCGGTGGCGGGAACGCTCACTTTTAATTTGGTATCTTATTTTAAAATCCAGGGCTTTTCTTCGGGTTTTGTCTCTGCATGCGCTTCATCGGGTCACGCGATCGGGTTTGCTTGGGATGCAATTTACAATGGACATCAAGATCGGATGATCGTGGTCGGAGCGGAGGATGGAGACGTGGACTGCATTCTGCCCTTCGCCGGAATGCGTGCGCTGAGCGTCAATCCAGATCCTACTAAGGCGTCACGTCCTTTCGACAAAGACCGAGACGGTTTTGTTGGGACGGGTGGGGCAACAGCGTTGATCCTTGAGGAACGCTCTATTGCCGAGGCGCGCGGTGCTAAAATCTACGGTCGTTTCCTTGGTTGGGGCCAATCGAGTGATGGCTACAATCCAGTCCTCCCGCTGCCGGATGGTTCAGGCTTGGCTCGGTCGATGACATCGGCTCTCGAACAAGCGAACGTTCAGCCTTCCAATGTGGGTTATCTCAATGCACATGCTCCTTCGACGCCTTTTGGAGATGCTGCAGAGATTAAGGGCATCAAAAGCATATTTGAAGAAGGTGCCCGTCCCAAGGTGTCCAGCACGAAGGCGTTGACTGGGCACGGGCTCAGTTTGGCCAGTGCGATGGAAGCTGCATTTACAGTGTTGGCTTTAGATCGTGGCTTCTTGCCGGGTTCGGCCAATATCGAGAACCTTGACCCCATGACGGATGGAGTCCCAATCCTCAGGCAGAGCGAGGAGACGTCCTGCGATTTCGCTATGAGTACGAGCAGCGGATTCGGTGGCGCGAATGTATCTCTTGTCTTTGGCCGTGAAGCCTGACGGCACAGAGCGCATTTGCTTATTGCAGGACTACCTGCGCATGGGAGGTACGGAGCGACACAGTGTGCATCTATGCCAAAAATGGTCGAAAGTCGGGACCGATGTCATGTTACTAACAGCGCGCCCAGGTGGGGCTTTGGCTCCCATTATCCAGGATAGTGAGGTCGACTGGAGATCTGCTCAGCCGTTTGATTTCAAATTGAATTGGTTCCCGCCAAGTTTAGGGAAAATACTGACCGAGTTTAACCCCCAACGCGTAGTAATGATGGGTCGGGTCGCCAATGAACAAGGTTCCTGGCTTCGGCGAAGATTTCCTTCGATTGAGCTTACCGCTACGGTTCGGACGGGGAGGCGTTTTACACGGCGTTACATTGCCGGCTTATTGGATGCTGACGCAGTGCGTGTGAATAGTGACTACGCGCACGAGCGTGTGCTGGCGATTGGAGTCGATCCTAAGAGAGTCGTAGTCGATCCAAATGAGGAGTTGGTTCAATTAAGTCGTGAGGAGCGATTGAATCAGCGCGCCGCGCGACGGCACTCTTTTGGTGTCCCCGGCGACACTAAGGTACTCCTACAGGTGGGCGCGTTTCGTCCTGGCAAGCGACACAGTGATTTACTCGAAGTGTTTCGATCGTTGGTGGTGCGGCATCCCAATACCGAGCTATGGTGGGTCGGTGCAGGGCCCTTGATGAGTAAGCTCCAGCGTAATGTGTCGCGAGCAGGTTTGAGCCAACGTGTCCGTTTCTTTGGAATTCAGTTGGATGTCAGTCCTCTTTATTATGCAGCCGACATCGCGGTGACGGCCTCTGTAGAGGAATCCAATAGTAACTTCGTACTCGAAGCACGACGGGCGGGATTACCAGTCATTGCTCAGAGATCTGGAGGCACTGAGGCTTCAGTTTTAGGAGTCGACTGGGTCGATGGTCTAGATGCTTTAGAAGCGGCGATTGAGGAGAAAATTCAATGACTCAGCAGCTTTTTCTTCTCAGACAGTTTTCACTGCGCGCGGTGCAGCAGCGTTTTCGTGGCTCTGTGCTGGGCTGGGGCTGGATCATCGGGCAGCCACTCTTAATGATGGCTGTTTATACGACCGTATTTGGGGTGATCTTTGGGGGGAGCTACGGTGGACAGGCTGATGACAGCACGCTTGCTTATGCCTTGGGCATTTTCTTGAGCCTCACGGTCTACGGTGTTTTTAGCGATGTGGTGAATGCCTCGCCGACGGCGATTTTAGGGAATGCGATTTACGTAAAGAAAGTGCGCTTTCCGCTCGAAGTCTTACCCCTTTCGTCTCTTGCGGTCCCGTGGGTCAACTTAGCCGTCCAGTTGGTCCTTGTTTTGGTTTTTGGTGTGTCGACCGGCTTTTTGGATATAGGTGGATTAATTCCAAGCGGGGTGATGCTGGCGATCCTATTGATTGGTTCAGCAGGGCTGGCTTTTTGGATTTCTGCCTTGGGTGTTTTTTTTAGGGATATCCAGCAGCTAGCGAGTGTATTCAGCCTGGTCGGTCTCTATGCGAGTGCAGTGTTTTATTCCTCGGTGGATGCGCAATCAGCTCAACCAGAATTGTGGGCTTGGTTGAGAATCAATCCATTGCTGCACCTGGTCGAAAATGTGAGAGGCGCGCTACTTTTTGGACTGTCTGTTGACTGGGTCGGCGTGACTTGGAGTGGGGTATGCGCCGTGTTGACGTTGGTGAGCGGAGTCGTGTTTTTCAGATGGATCAAGAGTTCGTTTGCCGACGTGCTTTGAAGCAGTCCGCACAAATTCAGTCGGCTGCCTTGTCTCCAGGGTCTTTTGATATGGGCGATTCGGTGCCTTGTTTTTCGTGCATGGCATCGGCGTCTTTTTGGCGGTGCTCGATGCCGAAAAGGGGAGCGCGTGGCAAGGCTCCAAAGCGTGCACTGAGCACGGGCTGCCCGGTGTTTGGAACGACTTGAACGCCGCGATCATCCCAGCATTCGATCATATCAAAGTCCTTG from Opitutales bacterium harbors:
- a CDS encoding dephospho-CoA kinase, whose translation is MAAYNKPVGRGWRLGLTGGIGSGKSTVRNLFEAAGWQTLDADSIVRDLLNKDPEVQAALRKQLGDAAILPDGTANRPWIGQRVFKDPTQLTWLEQLLHPRVRHVWQSALEQVPEQPWLVEIPLLFEKKLESSFDLTVAVIVGEGTQLQRLAHRGIEELEARRRIRLQLPSHEKQKRADFVLSNDGTPEFLHQQVHSLITTLETSA
- the lysS gene encoding lysine--tRNA ligase: MSKPKQPTDNSSDQFAVRNEKLAKLRSEGLDPFRNNWEQTHTSKSAVAQFDEALAEDEPQARVSVAGRIVTFRVMGKASFVKILDRDGIIQLYVTRDALPEGIYNTYFKKLDLGDFIGVAGPLFKTSTGEITVRVEDYALVTKTLRPLPEKFHGLTDSDQIYRQRYLDLISNTESRDRFRTRSQILRSIREFFWERDFEEVETPVLHNIAGGAAARPFETHFNALDCPFFLRIALELHLKRLMVGGCDRVFEIGRVFRNEGLSRRHNPEFTLLEAYQAYSDFEGMMELVKSMIQRITREVIGKDEIPVFGRDEVIQLGGDWRVAKYKDLIFDATQRSDWFELPKAEKLKITDAMGIEVNPTLEDYEVTNDVFEKRIEPNLIQPTFVTHVLKELVPLAKINAEDPDTVDVFEFCMNGQEIAPAYSEQNDPLIQRKILEEQVGEEIQNLDEDFLTALEHGMPPAGGMGMGIDRLVILLTSASNIRDTILFPTLKPVVNRSPSETTGE
- a CDS encoding beta-ketoacyl-[acyl-carrier-protein] synthase family protein → MQKEVVITGLGFVTSIGNSIDAVESSLREQKSGIERYAPFVDNNEPVSVMGTIKGFDLSSPEQEDWTYPERFWLSRSMLRGMSPHSLYSISAVEDALIDAGLDKKETSNPRTGLYGASGGSTSMMHYNLTRLKKLGVDRVNPKGIVSSVAGTLTFNLVSYFKIQGFSSGFVSACASSGHAIGFAWDAIYNGHQDRMIVVGAEDGDVDCILPFAGMRALSVNPDPTKASRPFDKDRDGFVGTGGATALILEERSIAEARGAKIYGRFLGWGQSSDGYNPVLPLPDGSGLARSMTSALEQANVQPSNVGYLNAHAPSTPFGDAAEIKGIKSIFEEGARPKVSSTKALTGHGLSLASAMEAAFTVLALDRGFLPGSANIENLDPMTDGVPILRQSEETSCDFAMSTSSGFGGANVSLVFGREA
- a CDS encoding glycosyltransferase — protein: MYLLSLAVKPDGTERICLLQDYLRMGGTERHSVHLCQKWSKVGTDVMLLTARPGGALAPIIQDSEVDWRSAQPFDFKLNWFPPSLGKILTEFNPQRVVMMGRVANEQGSWLRRRFPSIELTATVRTGRRFTRRYIAGLLDADAVRVNSDYAHERVLAIGVDPKRVVVDPNEELVQLSREERLNQRAARRHSFGVPGDTKVLLQVGAFRPGKRHSDLLEVFRSLVVRHPNTELWWVGAGPLMSKLQRNVSRAGLSQRVRFFGIQLDVSPLYYAADIAVTASVEESNSNFVLEARRAGLPVIAQRSGGTEASVLGVDWVDGLDALEAAIEEKIQ
- a CDS encoding ABC transporter permease, which translates into the protein MTQQLFLLRQFSLRAVQQRFRGSVLGWGWIIGQPLLMMAVYTTVFGVIFGGSYGGQADDSTLAYALGIFLSLTVYGVFSDVVNASPTAILGNAIYVKKVRFPLEVLPLSSLAVPWVNLAVQLVLVLVFGVSTGFLDIGGLIPSGVMLAILLIGSAGLAFWISALGVFFRDIQQLASVFSLVGLYASAVFYSSVDAQSAQPELWAWLRINPLLHLVENVRGALLFGLSVDWVGVTWSGVCAVLTLVSGVVFFRWIKSSFADVL